AACTATGCGCGCTATGGAGCATCTGGCGGATGAAGGCCTTGCCCGCAATATAGGCGTCAGCAATTTTTCAGTTGAATTATTAAAAGAAGCTCAAAGTCATCTCAATCATTCTAAAATAGCCGCTAATCAAATTGAATATAGTTTTGTTGAGCGCTCGGCAGAAAAAGATATTATTCCGTATTGCCGCGCAAACGGCCTAAAAGTTATTGCTTATCGGCCTTTAGCCCGCGGCATACTTGCCGAAAGCCAAAATAAAAAACTTGCGGAGCTTGCCGAGAAATACGATAAGACGCCGGCACAAGTAGCTTTAAATTGGATTATTTCTCAAGACATCGCTGTTATACCAAAAGCGGGCAGCATTGCCCATCTTCAAGAAAATTTGGGAGCATTGGGATGGAAATTGGACGAAAACGACCTTATTGCTTTATAAATTAAATCATTTTATGATAATTGGGTCTTAATTTTATGGCGAAAAAAGCTTTAATTACCGGAATTACCGGGCAAGACGGCTCATATCTAGCTGAATTTTTACTTGAAAAAGGATATGAAGTTTACGGTATACAGAGGCGCGCAAGTTCGCCGAATACCGACCGTATAGACCATCTGTATAACGACTCCGAAAGTCCGCGTTTTTTTATGATGTACGGCGATATGACGGACGGTTTGAATTTAGCGCGGATTATCAGCAAAGTACGTCCTGATGAAATATATAATTTAGCCGGACAGAGTCATGTCGGAATAAGTTTTGAAAAATCGGAATATACCCACAATGTCAATGCTTTGGGTCCTCTTCGCATATTGGAAACCGTCCGTAATCTGAATCTGCCGGTAAGATTTTATCAGGCCTCATCTTCCGAAATGTTCGGCAAGGCCTTAGAAACTCCTCAAAACGAAAAAACCCCGTTTAATCCGCAATCGCCTTACGGGCTTTCCAAACTTTTCGCTTTTTATACCACCAAGATTTTCAGGGATGGTTACGGAATTTTTGCTTCAAACGGAATTCTTTTTAATCATGAATCACCAAGGCGGGGTTTAAACTTTGTTACGCGAAAAATTACGCTGGGGTTATCCAGGGTGAAATTGGGCGCTCAAAAAGTTTTGAGGCTCGGCAATATGGACGCTAAAAGAGACTGGGGGTATTCAAAAGACTATGTTGAATTGATTTGGAAAATACTTCAGCACGATAAACCCGACGACTTTGTAATAGCCACGGGAGAAACACATACTGTTCGCGAGTTTGCCGAAGAAGCCGCGAAAGTTCTCGGTATGGAAATAGAGTGGAGAGGATCGGGCATTGATGAAAAGGGCATTGACCGGAAAACCGGCAAAACCGTTATTGAAATTGACGCGGTTCATTTTAGGCCGACTGAAGTTGATGTTTTGCAGGGAGATTCAACCAAAGCTAAAAATATTTTAGACTGGAAACCAAAGACCGATTTTAAGAATTTGGTCCGACTGATGGTTGAGCATGATTTTGAACATGCTAAACGCGAGGTGGAGTCCGGTCGCCCTATCGTCACTCAAAGAAAATTCAATCTAAATTGATGGCGATTAAAAAATTCATTGATGGCAAAAATATTTTAATCGGCCTTCTTTCTTCCGCGATTGAAGGAGGCATAAATCCGGTTACCGAACCGGAGGAGGCGCTGCAGGTTTTAGGGGTAAAACATTCTAAAGGAGCGGAAGTGGCCGCGCATCGCTATGCTCCCAGACGCCGGGTCACGACCGCGCTTCAAAAATGCCTGGTTGTCAGGGACGGCAAGGTGCGCGCAACGCTTTACGGAACCGATGACCGACCGTTTAAAGAAATCACGCTTAAAAGCGGGGATATTTTCGTTCTTCTCCGCGGGGGATACCATCTTAAATTTTTAAGCGATACTGATA
The genomic region above belongs to Candidatus Niyogibacteria bacterium and contains:
- the gmd gene encoding GDP-mannose 4,6-dehydratase, producing MAKKALITGITGQDGSYLAEFLLEKGYEVYGIQRRASSPNTDRIDHLYNDSESPRFFMMYGDMTDGLNLARIISKVRPDEIYNLAGQSHVGISFEKSEYTHNVNALGPLRILETVRNLNLPVRFYQASSSEMFGKALETPQNEKTPFNPQSPYGLSKLFAFYTTKIFRDGYGIFASNGILFNHESPRRGLNFVTRKITLGLSRVKLGAQKVLRLGNMDAKRDWGYSKDYVELIWKILQHDKPDDFVIATGETHTVREFAEEAAKVLGMEIEWRGSGIDEKGIDRKTGKTVIEIDAVHFRPTEVDVLQGDSTKAKNILDWKPKTDFKNLVRLMVEHDFEHAKREVESGRPIVTQRKFNLN
- a CDS encoding aldo/keto reductase, coding for MDIPLFGMGTWGMGGKFEKDPSNFDESIKILRSGLDMGIKLIDVAEIYGQGLTEEIVGEAISGYDRKDIFIISKVWKTNLRYGDVLKAMQGSLKRLKTDYIDLYLVHWPNDEIPLSETMRAMEHLADEGLARNIGVSNFSVELLKEAQSHLNHSKIAANQIEYSFVERSAEKDIIPYCRANGLKVIAYRPLARGILAESQNKKLAELAEKYDKTPAQVALNWIISQDIAVIPKAGSIAHLQENLGALGWKLDENDLIAL